A single window of Dermochelys coriacea isolate rDerCor1 chromosome 2, rDerCor1.pri.v4, whole genome shotgun sequence DNA harbors:
- the LOC119850899 gene encoding C-C chemokine receptor type 9-like isoform X1: MAFTSMTTKNYLANLDYFMGSSSVLPQYNNPFNHTDVICEKSHAQQFAQTFLPAFFWIVFSIGTIGNALVILVYWKYRYRKSITDRYLLHLAIADLLLLLTLPFWAKAASDGWIFKNFMCKIVNSMYKINFYSCTLFLTCISFDRYITIVQAMKAKNSKRKRLLQSKLVCFSVWLTAIGLCIPELVYSETKQVSDTTTCKMVYPTTVTQTIKVTVLTLKITVGFLLPLFVIVTCYAFIIHILLQAKKSPKHKSLKIIIMIITAFLLSQLPYNSILLVKTIDTYTRVIYDCKTSDNIDLGFQITQSIAFLHSCLNPFLYVFAGERFHKALFKILEDAIHCTGKSREQNSSVYDSQEGSSKWSGLLGPSKIRSSLTLSMPQNSSLTPNFCQAPFKVNGSLARGMSTEFSAL; the protein is encoded by the exons ATGGCATTTACGAGCATG ACCACCAAGAACTACTTGGCTAACCTGGATTATTTTATGGGTTCTAGTTCTGTGTTGCCGCAATACAACAACCCGTTTAATCACACAGATGTCATTTGTGAAAAAAGTCACGCCCAGCAGTTTGCTCAAACTTTCCTGCCAGCATTTTTCTGGATTGTCTTCTCCATTGGCACTATAGGTAATGCCTTAGTCATCCTTGTCTACTGGAAATACAGATACAGAAAGAGCATCACTGACAGATACCTGCTGCATCTGGCCATTGCTGATCTGCTCCTTCTTCTCACTCTCCCTTTCTGGGCAAAAGCAGCTTCAGATGGCTGGATCTTTAAGAATTTCATGTGTAAAATTGTCAATAGCATGTACAAGATCAACTTCTACAGCTGTACATTGTTTCTGACATGCATTAGTTTTGATAGGTACATTACAATTGTCCAGGCCATGAAAGCTAAGAACTCTAAGCGAAAAAGGCTTCTGCAAAGTAAACTAGTTTGCTTTAGTGTTTGGCTGACTGCAATAGGCTTATGCATCCCAGAACTAGTATACAGTGAAACTAAGCAAGTTAGTGATACAACTACTTGCAAGATGGTATACCCTACCACAGTTACCCAAACCATCAAAGTTACTGTCCTAACTTTGAAAATCACAGTAGGattcctccttcctctctttgTAATAGTTACTTGTTATGCTTTTATAATTCATATCCTTCTTCAagcaaaaaaatccccaaagcaCAAATCATTAAAGATCATCATCATGATTATCACAGCTTTCCTCCTCTCCCAGTTGCCCTACAACAGCATTTTGCTGGTCAAAACCATCGACACCTACACCAGGGTCATATATGACTGCAAAACCTCTGACAACATTGACCTTGGATTCCAGATAACTCAGAGCATTGCCTTCCTTCACAGCTGCCTGAACCCCTTCCTCTATGTGTTTGCTGGGGAGAGATTCCATAAAGCCCTCTTTAAAATTCTGGAGGATGCAATTCACTGCACTGGTAAGAGCCGAGAACAGAACTCTTCCGTATATGATAGCCAAGAAGGGAGCTCAAAATGGTCTGGATTGCTGGGGCCATCAAAAATCAGGAGCTCTCTCACTTTGAGTATGCCCCAAAATTCCTCACTCACACCCAACTTCTGCCAAGCTCCTttcaaagttaatgggagtctggCTAGAGGAATGAGCACTGAATTCAGTGCTCTGTAA
- the LOC119850899 gene encoding C-C chemokine receptor type 9-like isoform X2 has protein sequence MAFTSMTTKNYLANLDYFMGSSSVLPQYNNPFNHTDVICEKSHAQQFAQTFLPAFFWIVFSIGTIGNALVILVYWKYRYRKSITDRYLLHLAIADLLLLLTLPFWAKAASDGWIFKNFMCKIVNSMYKINFYSCTLFLTCISFDRYITIVQAMKAKNSKRKRLLQSKLVCFSVWLTAIGLCIPELVYSETKQVSDTTTCKMVYPTTVTQTIKVTVLTLKITVGFLLPLFVIVTCYAFIIHILLQAKKSPKHKSLKIIIMIITAFLLSQLPYNSILLVKTIDTYTRVIYDCKTSDNIDLGFQITQSIAFLHSCLNPFLYVFAGERFHKALFKILEDAIHCTGKSREQNSSVYDSQEGSSKWSGLLGPSKIRSSLTLSMPQNSSLTPNFCQAPFKVNGSLARGMSTEFSAL, from the coding sequence ACCACCAAGAACTACTTGGCTAACCTGGATTATTTTATGGGTTCTAGTTCTGTGTTGCCGCAATACAACAACCCGTTTAATCACACAGATGTCATTTGTGAAAAAAGTCACGCCCAGCAGTTTGCTCAAACTTTCCTGCCAGCATTTTTCTGGATTGTCTTCTCCATTGGCACTATAGGTAATGCCTTAGTCATCCTTGTCTACTGGAAATACAGATACAGAAAGAGCATCACTGACAGATACCTGCTGCATCTGGCCATTGCTGATCTGCTCCTTCTTCTCACTCTCCCTTTCTGGGCAAAAGCAGCTTCAGATGGCTGGATCTTTAAGAATTTCATGTGTAAAATTGTCAATAGCATGTACAAGATCAACTTCTACAGCTGTACATTGTTTCTGACATGCATTAGTTTTGATAGGTACATTACAATTGTCCAGGCCATGAAAGCTAAGAACTCTAAGCGAAAAAGGCTTCTGCAAAGTAAACTAGTTTGCTTTAGTGTTTGGCTGACTGCAATAGGCTTATGCATCCCAGAACTAGTATACAGTGAAACTAAGCAAGTTAGTGATACAACTACTTGCAAGATGGTATACCCTACCACAGTTACCCAAACCATCAAAGTTACTGTCCTAACTTTGAAAATCACAGTAGGattcctccttcctctctttgTAATAGTTACTTGTTATGCTTTTATAATTCATATCCTTCTTCAagcaaaaaaatccccaaagcaCAAATCATTAAAGATCATCATCATGATTATCACAGCTTTCCTCCTCTCCCAGTTGCCCTACAACAGCATTTTGCTGGTCAAAACCATCGACACCTACACCAGGGTCATATATGACTGCAAAACCTCTGACAACATTGACCTTGGATTCCAGATAACTCAGAGCATTGCCTTCCTTCACAGCTGCCTGAACCCCTTCCTCTATGTGTTTGCTGGGGAGAGATTCCATAAAGCCCTCTTTAAAATTCTGGAGGATGCAATTCACTGCACTGGTAAGAGCCGAGAACAGAACTCTTCCGTATATGATAGCCAAGAAGGGAGCTCAAAATGGTCTGGATTGCTGGGGCCATCAAAAATCAGGAGCTCTCTCACTTTGAGTATGCCCCAAAATTCCTCACTCACACCCAACTTCTGCCAAGCTCCTttcaaagttaatgggagtctggCTAGAGGAATGAGCACTGAATTCAGTGCTCTGTAA